The Mycobacteriales bacterium DNA segment GCCCCCAGCTCGAGTCCGACGACCTTGTCGATCTCGCTGTCGCGGGCGGTCAGCATGATGACCGGCACCGAGGACTTCGTCCGCAGCGCCCGGCACACCTCGGTGCCGGACAACCCCGGCAGCATCAGGTCCAGCAGCACGATGTCGGCGCCGCTGCGCTCGAACTCGGCGAGCCCGTCCGGGCCGGTCGCGGCCACCGCGACCTCGAAACCCTCCTGCCGCAGCAGGTAGGACAACGGGTCCGAGATCGACTCCTCGTCCTCCACCACCAGCACGCGCGTCACAGGCTCTCCTCGTCGTGGGCGGCTGCCGCGGAGGGCGGGAGCCGGAGCGTGAAGGTCGATCCAGAGCCCTCGACGCTCCAGACACTCACCTCACCACCGTGGTTGGTGGCAACGTGCTTGACGATCGCGAGCCCGAGCCCGGTCCCGCCGGTCGCCCGCGAGCGGGCCGGATCGGCCCGGTAGAAGCGCTCGAAGACGCGCTCGAGGTCCTTCTCGGGGATGCCCATCCCCTGGTCGGTGACGGTCACCTCGACGGCGCCCTCCCGCGACCGGACCGCGACGGCCACCCTGGTGGACTCCGGGCTGTAGTGCACGGCGTTCTCGAGCAGGTTCCCGACAGCGGTGATCAGCTGCCGCTCGCTGCCGCACACGGTCAGCCCGCGCTCGCCGCCGCGGACGATCGCGATGCCCCGCGCGGTGGCCGCAGTACGGGTCCGGTCCACGGCCTCGGCCACCACCTTGTCGATGGGGACGAGCTGCTGCTCGGGCAGCGGGTCGGCACCCTGCAGGCGGGACAGCGACAGCAGCTCCTGCACCAGCCGGGCCAGCCGGCCGGCCTCGTGCTGGAGTCGGCCGGCGAAGCGGCGCACGGCGGTCGGGTCCTCGCTCGCGTCGAGCATCGCCTCGGCGAGCAGCGACATCGCGCCGACCGGTGTCTTGAGCTCGTGACTGACGTTGGCGACGAAGTCGCGCCGCACGGCCTCCACCCGGCGGGCCTCGGTGATGTCCTCGACGAGCAGCGCGACGTGCCCACCGATGCCTTCCACCGGGACGACGCGCACCCGCACCGCCTCGGGCAGCCGGACCAGCCGCGTGGGGACCGGCTCGACCTCGACCTCCTGCGCCCTTCCGGTACGTCGCACCTCGTGCACCAGCCGGCGCAACTCGGCGACCAGCAGTCGCTCCGCCCGTACGACACCCAGGTCGACGGCGGAGCGGTTGGCCAGGACGACCCGGTCGTCGGCGGCCAGCACCGCGACAGCGACGGGCAGCGCGTCGATGACCTCGACACTGCTGGGCCCGGACACCGGCTCGGGGCGCGGGGCGGGGATGGCCGACGGGCGGGCCGCCGAACGGCGAACCAGCAGTGCGCCGAGCACCCCGCCGAACAGCAGGCCCACGACGAGCCCGACGAGCACGCCGGCAACGGTCACCTGTCGAACTGTAGGTGCGGGCGCCGGCCGTCCCACCGGGGCGGAGCGGCCGACCCGCTGATGTTCACCTGATGGACGTCGGCGGTTTGCGCCGGGCCCGTCCTCGTCCGCAGCGGCGGTCTACCCTGCGCAGATGCGCGACAC contains these protein-coding regions:
- a CDS encoding ATP-binding protein, which produces MTVAGVLVGLVVGLLFGGVLGALLVRRSAARPSAIPAPRPEPVSGPSSVEVIDALPVAVAVLAADDRVVLANRSAVDLGVVRAERLLVAELRRLVHEVRRTGRAQEVEVEPVPTRLVRLPEAVRVRVVPVEGIGGHVALLVEDITEARRVEAVRRDFVANVSHELKTPVGAMSLLAEAMLDASEDPTAVRRFAGRLQHEAGRLARLVQELLSLSRLQGADPLPEQQLVPIDKVVAEAVDRTRTAATARGIAIVRGGERGLTVCGSERQLITAVGNLLENAVHYSPESTRVAVAVRSREGAVEVTVTDQGMGIPEKDLERVFERFYRADPARSRATGGTGLGLAIVKHVATNHGGEVSVWSVEGSGSTFTLRLPPSAAAAHDEESL